TGCCCTCACttccagtttcctgctccgtcttcagtcctctctctctctctctaaaaggCATACAATCCTTAAAAGAACACGCATTTGGTTGGAAATGGCTTTTTAATGACTGTCCATTGTAGTGAGCAGTATGTGGCTTAATTTGGAGTGCCCTATTCCATTTGCAATTAAGAAAAAGCATCAACATGTCCATACAGTGTGCTGTGAGCCACTCTGTGAGTAATAGTCACAAGTCCCCTCCCGGTTCAGTGTAACCATCCATGCTGATGCATTTTATCTTCAAAGCAAAGCCAGTGCTAGAGCCTAGTTTGCATATGCATCTCTGATAAGGCCAGTTGACCAAGTCACCTCTCTTATTTACAAAGGTGTGCAGTGCTTCCTGCACATATCTTAGCACAATATGAGTCAGTCCTACTACTGATAAGTTCACACTCatgaggtgaaataaaaacagcacataGTCCTCCCCAATTTAGCCAGCACTGCCACAGATCAGGTTCAGTGTCTCATTGGAAACACACTACTGCTGTAAAAAGAGGATTGTGGagacaggaaaaacacacagctATGCACCCCTGAGATGCTAAGAAAATCACAAACTAGTGATCGAACAGCTGCTGTAAGATGCTGGATGGAAGAATATCAGATTTTACTAGAACACAAAGAAGATTCCACAATACACTGCTGTCTAagccacagagacagacacaaagtATACTGCTGTTGTTCCATTGTCCTCAGAGGAGCTAGGCCcaacttgtaaaaaaaagaaaaaaaggcagaaagaaCCATGTATGACAACAACACGCTCTTCAATCTCCTCCTCTGAAGGAAGACTCAGTCCCCTGCCCCATGCAAGGCTCACCTTTGTGTATCTGCTGTGATTGTTTGTAAATGATGGCAGCATTGATTTCAGCCTCACATGGGAGTTTCTGTGTCCATGTAATTTgtttgggggggaagggggtaaAATGGGAGAAACGCTGGTAATGGAGGTGGAAATAGGAGAGATAAAAGCTACCCACACAGAGACGGCTGTACAGTATGCAAGCAGAGAACAAAACCAAgcacacagacataaacaaacaacaccaacacTGCACAGAGGATAAGCAGTAGCAGAGTAACCTTCAGAGACACCAATAATACAGTGGTATTTAGTTTCAAGGAGAAATGTAGCTCTGAATATCATTGCTGTGAAGTAAAGGGcaaacaaataacacacatgcatgtagaTAATAAAAACTTATATTTCttgtcagtattttttttttgcattaccaCAAATTTTTGATATGAGAAGCTTGAGATTATATTATACCGGTATATGACAATTCAAATTATACATTACAAAGTGTTGGAAGATGTGAGATGGGACTACAAGAGATCTGAAATATGTAAAATGGCACATGGGTAtactgccatctgctggtcaGAACCTACCCATTACATTTCAGCCAAGTGGGTCTGAAAGAACCTAAGGGTCTAGGAAATATAAGGGAAATTTCGTTTTTGGCATATTTAatgtgaaattttaaaaaagagcccAAAGCAAAAGTTTTCAGGAATTATGTAATAGTAGTTCAACAATACTGTATTTccttaaagttagattttttgggCAATATCCGTCTTTAATTGacaggatagctgaagagagacaggacatgtggggagtagagagtgagggaagacatgcagcaaatggtcaaggctgggagtcgaactaACAACATCTACAACAAGGactagcctctgtatatggggcgcacttagGCCGCTAGACCGCCCTATACTGTATTTCCTTAAGAAACATATTAGTAAGGCTTAAGATTGTCAGTAATTTTCGAACAATGTCAAGGGATTTGAGGTTGAGGCTTATCCAATTTAAATTCTGCACCAGTTTTATTGGACACCAAGTAGGCTCTTTAGACTTGGCTTAAAGGATCAAAATTGGAAGTGGTTTTGTGTCAATTggatcttattatttttatcttcctttataTGCTAGATGTGTGTCATATattaccactgttttctttttctaaaataaaattgaaagtcataaaaaggaaaaaagaaacatatcaGTAACAACCAAATGGTTGGGGTGTTGTTGTGGCCTGGTGGTTTACTTTGTGCATCCCATGTACAGAGGAAATAGTCCCCAGGCTGGTGGCCCGGGTTCAATTCCAACCTGTGGCTCCTGTGCTGCATGccatccccctctctttctccttattTCATGCTCTATCTTCCATAAATAAAGGCATAACAGCCTGAAACATATAACTTCATACATCTTCTCAGGTGTTACCAAAGTAAGGTGAAGATTCTtgtttgttctgcagtttgagattaaagtacttaaatttttttaattccatTCAAGGTcgcacaggtttttttttaatccaatgaTTGGAAAAAAGAGTCAACCACAGACATGACATAGATTGTTGTACTTTTTTTAATGGTAATAAAGGAAATCAGCATAATGTTTGTGGTACACAGTAGTTTCTGTCCAACCCCAGCCCCTTGGCTCATTCAAATCTTACACTTTTACTGGCAAAAATCAAACATCATGGTCTCAAAGCGATTTGGCTTTGATGCAGCTAGAAATCAACTTTTAAAATTGTCATCGTTAAACAGCACCATTGACAAATGAAGAAAATGCATTTTCAAAGGAGTataacaaaaagtcaaacttattttgaatatattacagtgttttattataatGGAGACTAAGCTGCTACGAATGTGATTACCCTGtgcaaataaacatgatgtgacATTACATGATTACTTATCTTCCCTGCTCATTCCAAAACAAAAATGGTGATTATTATACAGGATTACATACAGTAGTATTCATTGCCTGACCATCTGAGATATTCAAAGTGCTtgttataattaacatttaaccaTTCTTGAGGCTAAACTGGACATactgcagaaaacaacaaacaatcaaaaatcTGTTCAACAACTAAAAAGCTTTTTGGGTGcttgcagtgtttttaaaaacagtgtgtGGGTAGCTTATTTGAGGAGTAGGGTGCCACATAATATCCAACAGAATCTCTCTTTGTGTTGGCTTTGATGTGGctcaaatgaaacactgagataTAACAACCAACAATGTGGATCATCTTCGGTGAATAAagagattaaataaaaacatgtctggATGTCAAAGTTCAGCTTCACTGCTGCATTGTTCACGTCACAGATCAACAACTCTATAATAACTAAAGACAAAGCCAATTCTGTCTTCTGTGTGGTGTTACAACAAAACAGATGCAGgataaaagcatgaatatgAATACTATCAGTGGTAAGAGTGTCTGGATATTGTTTTAGGTCCTGTATCTACTTCCCAGAGTCTTTATATACATGTCACTTGTTGCACTCATTATATTTGGAATCCCACAATGCACATCGCCAGCAGCACCAAAGAGCACCAAGCTTAGCGTGGGCGTGGTCATAGATGCTTTACCTGAaatgaggaaggaaggaggaacaCCATGAGACAAATGgatcaagaggaaaaaaatctaCAAGTATAAGTCAATAGTTATTTAAGTCTTACCCATAATCCTGATCTTCCTGACTGGACCATCTCCTCCTTCATAACGGCCACGTACCATCAGCTCATAGTCTCCAAACTGAGGCATGGGGAAGTCCATGAGTGCCATCCAGTGATGTAGACTTTCCCATAGAATGTAGCCGGTCTTTTCTGAACATGACCTGGAAAACAGAGCGTTTCTCAGTTAGCCTTCAATCTAgtggaaaaaacatgtttgtttgatcATAGCAATGTTTGTCACACCCACCTTGTAGTACAGTGGGAAGGAGATATTGCCAAACCAGTCATACGAGATATGATCCCACCACACATacatccactgtcctgtccagGTGACATAGCGCCACATCCTGGGAGGGTCTGGTGGTgctgttgacaaaaaaaaaagcgtaTATTTAAAAGTATGTCATTGAGCAGGGTATTTCTCAGTGATGTGTtatttttctctgcagaaaGTGAGTAGCATGTCTTACGTGGTCTCTTTGTGAACATCCTCGCAGTGTTCACCAGGCGGTCCAAGGCCAGCTCCATTGAAGGCACGGACCTCGATGAGGTAGTGGGAGTCTGGCAGCATGTTCTCCAACCTGGTCTGGTTGTCTGTTGCTGGAACAAATATACGTTTGCTCCCGGCTCTGGATCATCGGACTTTCTCCAGTAGTTGACCTGATTCACAAAGAAAAATAGTTTCTTCAGACAATCTTTTAAACAGGTTAGGATCAGGGACCAACATAGGATATAGagatacattttaaagctgtggtGTGTTTCCTTAAACTGCCAGATAATGAAACATTGACATCAAAGTCAAAATACATTCAAGATGAGTTAGCAAGAATTGTTACAGATGCAGCTTCAAGAAAATAATAAGTAGGTAACTTCTAACTCTTCACTTTTCTTCAGGTATAATTTTGATTCACTGGCGTATTAtcagtttctattttccctcCAAAATCAGTGTCAGTTTAGCTTTCTATCGCTATGATCCACTACATTAAGCTAGCTTACTTTGCTACAACCTTGTGACCAACAATGGCTAGCATCTTTCAACCTCATCCCCAAATCTCTTGTTGGAGAACTTGAGGTGTTAACTCTTCAGTAATCAATTTTCTGATACTTGTAGTTCTTTCTGTAATTACAAACTGCTAGCTACAGCATTTTGAAGCTAACCTACAGCCATAGGTTAGGTTAGCCATAGCTCAGTTTAACTTTAATACTTCCTTTCCCCCTTGACCTGTAGCAAAATGTAGACTATAGTTACTTATTTCACTGCTAGCTAGCAGCTAGTCTATATGATCGTGTGCCCAGTCTCTTGTTTTTGCACTGACTCTACAAGATTAGCGATCAACTaatgtttgtgatgttttttttgacTTGTAACCACCATCCTTTGATGATGAGTTCAATGCAATTGTGATAGTTGCATAGCTGTTTCCATGGAAGAAAATCAAAGGATGTCTTCCAGCTTAATTAGAGGTTAGTTTATCTCactgtgtacagtatgtgcacCCACATGCAGAGTAAGGGTAATCTAATCCCTGCTATTCTTCCCTTTTCAGTAGATTTGAAAACAAGACCGAGCAAGTACGTTATTTTGCACTGGACTTAACAAATTGACTTCATAGAAAAAATTATTACGTTTTGAGACAGAAAATTTCAGTCAGGATAAGGGCTTGTACATTTAAAGCTCTACCTGGTATCCCTCAATGTACTGCTGCAGGCCTGTACCAGTGTCAACTACTGGCAACCACCACACCAGAGCTTCAGTGGAGGACACCGGCCGGGGCGTAGACATCTGTTGGAGACTCAGTAGGGGGACTgcgaaaaaacaaacaaatatatatcagaaaagcaaaaaaaagttaaatcaaCTGCTTTAGGTCCTCCTTCAAGAGTTGAAAAGGGAAACCAAACCAAAAAACGAAAGCCTCACCATCTCTGGGGTAGTAGATGACCTTGGTGAGGCTGTAGGGTCCGTCTCCTTTCAAATTAAACGACTTGATCTTCACCTGAAAACTCTCTGACCTGAAATCTTCTTCAGTGGGGATGAAATAAGGGTCCCTGTGGACGTGACGCCCTCGTCTCCGGGTCTGAGATGGTCACGTACCACCAGTCGTAGGCATCATGAGGCTTAAATTCCACAATGTATCCGAACTTTTTGCCGTAGAAGAACCACGGCTCAACAGGCTAAATGTCcgcataaagaaagaaagaagaaagttaGTAGATCTGGACAAGAGCTTTGGTATTTAATGAAGTCAGAATCCAGAACCGAGGGATTGCTTACATCCCATGTGATGACAATTTCCCCATTTCTACCTCCATATCCAGCTACATTAGTGGAGAAACCACAGGAGCTGAGGCTGAAATGAGTAATTAGtgcttttctttcccttttcttgTCCCAGCCAGAAGACATGTCTgccatttcttttctttctttacctgCATCCCAGGTTTTAATCTTGAGGGACGGGATACTGGCCTCTCCAGATCCATGCTCATTAGTGGCTATAATCCTGAACTGATGCTCCAACCAGGGGTACAGGTCTGTCACTTCTGCCCTGTCAGAATTGCCATCCAGGAATGTTGGAGCTGGAGGGACAACAGATTTCATATCAAACTGCTTTATGCAACAAATCTGTTACATGTTGTTGAGTTGGCTCACAGCTGGTAGCAAGAAGTACTCACAGGTGCTGGCGTCCTTCAGTCGTCTTCATTCAGAGACCAGAAGTGTCTGGTCTGAATGGTGTAAGAGAGAATGGGGCTGTTGTGATCAGCTGCTTTGCTCCATAATAGCTTCGCCCAAGTATCCCCAATGTCCTCTATCCGGATCACAACCGGGAGGCCCGGGAACACCTGGATCAGGAGGAGTAGCCAATGGAAAAATAGGCACATGTGGGTTTATAGTTACTATGAATCACTTTCAAGATTGACGACAGAACAGTCTTGGACTGTGAGATAATTTGGAGTGACACCTGCTGGGACTGACCTACAACCTTGAGATCAGCATATGCCATGTCGCTGTCCACCACCGTCTGAGCAGTGCAGGTGTAGCGACCTTCATGCCAAATCTGGGCATTTTTTATCCTCAGGTCACCACGGCCATCTTCATTCTGAGCAACAGGAGGTGCaaacaagaagaggaagtgaggaatagaggaagaaggaagagagTGAGGTCAGACACAAAGCTGGGGACCTGTGAGAAGTAACATGAGGCTCAGATGAACTGTCAACGTACCATGACACGTTCGTAGTGTGGCCACTCAGCGTTAAAGTCAAGGACCCTGAAATCTATAGCCCAGATGAAAGTGATGTCCAGCATTGGGTCGAATGAAGCAGCACAGTTCAGAATCACCTCATCCCCGACCATTACCTCAGAGTCTTCAGGTGGTTCTGAGAGGACAGTCGCCTCTGTGgtggaaaacacaacaaaagataaattaaaaacacactgatgcTGCTTTTCCTGCTAATGTTTACCCAATCTTGATATCATCCGACCTGTGATGGTGAGAAAGCCTGAGCTGTTGCCTTTCCTCTGTCATTCTCAGCAAAACAGGTGTACGTGCCCTCGTCGTTCTTGGTGGCATTCAGTATCTCCAGACTCCCGTCAAACATGAtggaaatgctaaaaaaaataacatatttaaGTTAAACTGTATGACAGAGCTACTGTGTCCATGGTGTAGAGTACAATGTCAAAGGCAAGGTGAGTTTATTGTACCGGACATTTCAGCAGCAAGGCAAATCAAAGGGCTTCAAAAAAGACATCAAAAGCATGAAAGAgcttaaagaaacacacacagagaggtcaTTTACATATGATTAAAACAAGCTGTTCAAAAGCCAAGAGAAGATTAAATGAAAAATTCTAAACCTGAAAGCTGAAACATAATAAGAGCTACAAAATATACTGTGTGTATGTACTCAGGGCCTGATTTACAAAGGGATTGTGCAGCTTTTGCGCCCGCTAAATCTATGTAAAAGAGCCCAAAAGACAGTCTtaatcacaaaaaacacacaaactgctaAATGCCCCACAAACTGCTTTGCCAAGCAAATTGAGTCAGTATGCGGGAGTGGTGTATGCATACATTTTACTGAGCTGTTATGCATTCATTTGGAGCAAAACAGGCCCTTTTCTATGCAAACAAGCCTCATTTACTGGTGCAAACAGCCCTTTACGCTCTGCCTCGAGCTGGTGTTAACTGCGCCATAGCTTTTATAAGCAGTGTTACGCTCAGACTCTTCAGTGACTAAAACAATAATTCCACCTCTGGATGACCTAAAATTGAAGTCTGTTAATAGTTCTTTGACATTACTATTATTCTAATAATCAGTGGTTAAACCAGTCTGGGCTCAGCACAGTGTGGGGATGTGGCAGCTCAACATAGTTACACTCAAGGGAATCTGAATCTTgtgcaaactgcacagagctgcagaaattTGTGGGTGTTTTCTGCGCTTGAATTTCATTGGTGCAGTTTGCTTTGTGCTAATGAATTAGACcttgagatggagcagatagcGGTGGCAAATGATGCACAATTTTTGGTTCTATTAGCGGCCATAATCCATTCCTAGTGAATTCCTCCTTCTATGTACAAGACACACGTATTGTGCTTTATTGTGATCGAAAAAGTGAGCTGTATCCTTTAGATCGGTGCAACTGCTAtaccagtataaaatgcagagtTCGGTCTTATTGTCTTGTGGTAAtttacccagaagatggtgCTCAAAGACAAAAGCATTCACTTCACTGCACAAAGCATATTGAATCCACAGCAAGTCAGACCTGTATAGTGACTGTACGTTTTACAGCTTTTCTCCATCATTAGGTCATAACCATGCATTTATAGAAAACTGTGGTATactattaagtaaataaaccttgtagagtgctggtttgattgaaaagactcctaaATCTGAGCTTGGTCAGTCTTGGCAAATTGGTAAAGGGTCCCTACCTCACAACAATCAAGGTTACCATTGAagaaggagtagaagtaaaagttGAACTTAATTTATTGAAACAATTTAATGAAAGGTCGCTGTAATCAGGAGATCTTTCAGTCTTTATTTCAGTCTTTAGCTTTAGTGAACctgtatttttttactttaagttGGACTGACCGTGAGCCGTTAAAAAGGAGCTCTTTGCCTTTGGTCCATGTGTATCGTGGTCTAGGAGCAGCTCTGGGTTTACATTCAATAACCACACGGCCATCTTTGGCACCAAGAAGCTGCCTCTTCACGGGGGTTAAACTCAAATGTAGGAGGGCAGGCTGAGGAGGAAATGAGCAGAAGTGTTAAGCCATTTTAAGCATTGTTCTTGCCCATTTCATATTTCTGGCAAGAATGTATTAATGATTGATCTCTTGAAAGGACTCACCAATGACTCGCAGCTCAGCGTTGGCGTATTTGATGCCCCAGTAGTTCTCAGCGATACACTGGTACATTCCTGAGTCATCAAAAGTGAGACTGGAAAACTTCAACTCACCCTTCCCGTactgaaaacaacaaatacaacaacaacataaagtCAAACTTAACAGAAAAGCAAAAGGCAACACATGTTCTCCCCAATTAATTGGGAAAagcaggacttttttttttaccatataTCCATCTTTGTACCAACGGATAAAAGGGAATGGCTTCCCTGACGCCACACAGCGCATAGTGTGCTCTGAGCCATGTCGATCTGAGTGTTGTTGATTGTTTCCGCCCACTCAGGAGcagctgcagaagaaaaaacaggaataaatgAGATCATATTTAACACAATTTCAAATGCGTGccttaaagaaatgttaaattgccttatttttgtgcatcaaAGATAGACAGAAGGGATAAAAACAGACCTCCCTTTTCAAGCTCcaaattacatttttagatCTAATCTCCATACGAAGCCCATACTCTAGCACAGTCCAAAATCTAATGTTGGAAATCTGCACTCCAGAGAGTTCACTTACACTCCACATACAGCCAGGCCTTGTGCCAGTCCTTTCCTTTAGTGTTGAGGGCCTCACACTCGTATCCGCCCACATCTTCGTACTGACATTGTACAGATGTAGCACAGCTCCTGATTCGCTGATCTCATGGTTTGGTGGGAGGTCTGTGGCATCCACTTTTCTCCAAACAATGTCAGGGATTGGGCTTCAAGGACACAGAAATATTATGGATTTTTGTTATATCCCTTTACTAATCCAGAACATCACAGGAGTGAGTTTGAATAGTATCTAAGAACTTACTTTCCCAAAGCAAAGCACTCCAGGGTAATATTAGAGGCCAACATGGCAGTAGTATCTGGGAACTTCACCCTGATGTCTGCTGGGTACTTTCTCTCCTCACCTAAGGAGAAAATATGAATtatatcaaaatgttaaatgctaaagATTAGAAACATGACTCAACATTCCTTTTTCCATCACAGTTTTCTTTCTAGAGCCTGTTGTGTGTGATAGAACAGGAATACATCTTTCTTTTTATGGTGACTACACAGCTATCCTCTACTAACCATCATCAGGTGGTAAAGGGATCAGAGGGATGAACTTTGAGAAGACACTCTTCCCAATAATAGGGCTGGAAACAAAGCAGGAGTAGTTCCCGGCATCCTGAGCTTCTACTTTGGAGATGTAAAGGTTCCCGGTCTTCTGGGAGACAAACCGACGGCGGTCTGTGGGCAGGAAGACTGGGAACTCATTGTAGATCCAGCGATAGGTCACCTcctctgaaaatgaaaacacagggGGGTGGTGATGAGTCGACATTGTTACTGTGATGAGATTGTCTTTTCCACTGGGGACGAGAGAGACCTGTACGTACGTGGCCAGGATTTTGGAGGGGCACACAGCATGACAGCCCCCTGTCCCTCTTTCACATACACCGGGTCTCTTTCCTCCTGGGGGAACTCCTCTATGACTATGTTGCAGAtggagtaaataaaaaaaaagtaaaatgattaaacaggataacaaaaaaggaaaaaagctgTAGACAATCTTGTAACAGTTAAAGGTCTTAAGTATTTGAAATTCTTAGATGCGTCCCTTTGTTCATACTAAGCTAGTGTAATAGTCTTATCCCACTAGTATTTAAAAAGGAAGACAAGGaaaataatttgtttatttaattttggacCACAAAGAGTCAATAGAGTGGGTGTTCATTCTTTTCATCACAGATTTTTGGATGATAGTGTTTAAGCTCTGCTTATTTTATTTCCCACtacaaaaaaactgaagacTTATTTAACCCTCGCTGTAGGTG
Above is a genomic segment from Notolabrus celidotus isolate fNotCel1 chromosome 21, fNotCel1.pri, whole genome shotgun sequence containing:
- the cntn1b gene encoding LOW QUALITY PROTEIN: contactin 1b (The sequence of the model RefSeq protein was modified relative to this genomic sequence to represent the inferred CDS: inserted 9 bases in 9 codons; deleted 8 bases in 7 codons) → MVMASTALLLLALSSSISLTVAVLFGEPRIYGEDATGYGPIFEEEPVDVVYTEDSPDGRISMNCRARXNPPASYRWRRDNWEIKLMEQPDEYYSLVGGNLVITNPKQKKHAGTYICVAKNIYGTVISXEARVKFGFIEEFPQEERDPVYVKEGQGAVMLCAPPKSWPQEVTYRWIYNEFPVFLPTDRRRFVSQKTGNLYISKVEAQDAGNYSCFVSSPIIGKSVFSKFIPLIPLPPDDGEERKYPADIRVKFPDTTAMLASNITLECFALGNPIPDIVWRKVDATDLPPNHEISESGAVLHLYNXQYEDVGGYECEALNTKGKDWHKAWLYVESAPEWAETINNTQIDXGSEHTMRCVASGKPFPFIRWYKDGYMYGKGELKFSSLTFDDSGMYQCIAENYWGIKYANAELRVIACPPTFEFNPVKRQLLGAKDGRVVIECKPRAAPRPRYTWTKGKELLFNGSRISIMFDGSLEILNATKNDEGTYTCFAENDRGKXNSSGFLTITEATVLSEPPEDSEVMVGDEVILNCAASFDPMLDITFIWAIDFRVLDFNAEWPHYERVMNEDGRGDLRIKNAQIWHEGRYTCTAQTVVDSDMAYADLKVVGVPGPPGVIRIEDIGDTWAKLLWSKAADHNSPILSYTIQTRHFWSLNEDDXKDASTSPTFLDGNSDRAEVTDLYPWLEHQFRIIATNEHGSGEASIPSLKIKTWDAAPVVSPXNVAGYGGRNGEIVITWDPVEPWFFYGKKFGYIVEFKPHDAYDWWYVTISDPETRRHVHRDPYFIPTEEDFRSESFQVKIKSFNLKGDGPYSLTKVIYYPRDGEAFVFCPPTESPTDVYARPVSSTEALVWWLPVVDTGTGLQQYIEGYQVNYWRKSDDPEPGANXIFVPATDNQTRLENMLPDSHYLIEVRAFNGAGLGPPGEHCEMFTKRPPPPDPPRMWRYVTWTGQWMYVWWDHISYDWFGNISFPLYYKVMFRKPATFYGKVYITGWHXMDFPMPQFGDYELMVRGRYEGGDGPVRKIRIMGKASMTTPTLSLCSLVLLAMCIVGFQI